A single region of the Serinus canaria isolate serCan28SL12 chromosome 1, serCan2020, whole genome shotgun sequence genome encodes:
- the NIPA2 gene encoding magnesium transporter NIPA2: protein MSQTRGKYDFCIGLVLAMSSSIFIGGSFILKKKGLLRLARKGSMRAGQGGHAYLKEWLWWAGLLSMGAGEVANFAAYAFAPATLVTPLGALSVLVSAILSSFFLNEKLNLHGKIGCLLSILGSTVMVIHAPQEEEVETLDEMSHKLGDPGFVVFATLVVIVSLILICVVGPRHGQTNILVYITICSVIGALSVSCVKGLGIAIKELFAGKPVLKHPLSWILLLSLTVCVSTQINYLNRALDIFNTSIVTPIYYVIFTTSVLTCSAILFKEWQHMAADDIIGTFSGFLTIIVGIFLLHAFKDVNFTLANLPLSLRKDDRAANGTLLSTYDSFNDDEENSPCLGEMQSSESLSARRNGSLSAF from the exons ATGAGCCAAACTCGTGGGAAGTATGACTTCTGTATTGGTCTGGTGTTGGCTATGAGTTCCAGCATTTTCATTGGAGGAAGTTTCATCCTGAAAAAGAAAGGTCTCCTCCGGTTAGCCAGGAAAGGCTCCATGAGAGCAG GTCAAGGTGGTCATGCATACCTTAAGGAATGGCTGTGGTGGGCTGGACTTCTTTCAA TGGGAGCTGGCGAAGTAGCGAACTTTGCTGCCTATGCTTTTGCACCAGCTACGTTAGTGACTCCTCTAGGAGCTCTCAGTGTTCTTGTAAG tgCCATTCTGTCatccttctttttaaatgaaaaacttaATTTACATGGAAAAATAGGATGTTTGTTAAGTATACTGGGATCAACTGTGATGGTAATTCATGCTCCACAAGAGGAAGAAGTAGAAACTTTGGATGAAATGTCCCACAAACTAGGTGATCCAG GTTTTGTGGTGTTCGCAACGCTCGTTGTCATTGTGTCTTTAATTCTAATATGTGTGGTGGGACCTCGTCATGGACAGACCAACATTCTCGTGTACATAACAATTTGCTCTGTAATTGGAGCCTTATCAGTCTCCTGTGTCAAAGGTCTGGGCATTGCTATAAAGGAACTTTTTGCAGGAAAACCAGTGCTGAAACATCCATTGTCTTGGATTCTGCTGCTAAGCCTTACTGTCTGTGTGAGCACGCAGATCAACTATTTAAACAGGGCTCTGGATATATTCAACACTTCAATAGTGACTCCAATATATTATGTAATCTTCACAACATCTGTTTTAACTTGTTCTGCCATCCTCTTCAAGGAGTGGCAACACATGGCGGCTGATGACATTATTGGCACCTTCAGTGGCTTTCTGACTATTATTGTGGGGATCTTTTTATTGCATGCCTTCAAAGATGTTAACTTCACCCTAGCAAACCTGCCCCTCTCTCTGCGGAAGGATGATAGAGCAGCAAATGGCACTTTGCTGAGCACATATGACAGCTTTAATGATGATGAAGAAAATTCTCCCTGCCTAGGTGAAATGCAATCCAGTGAGAGTCTCTCAGCCAGAAGAAATGGAAGCCTGTCAGCCTTCTGA